The Rhinoraja longicauda isolate Sanriku21f unplaced genomic scaffold, sRhiLon1.1 Scf000398, whole genome shotgun sequence genome contains a region encoding:
- the LOC144590911 gene encoding uncharacterized protein LOC144590911, with the protein MAARRCPGAPGPSAGEQVPPLPASAQPQPQPQPDPARELFEGCRSGDVARVKRLLKADNVNARDTAGRRSTPLHFAAGFGRKDVVDFLLQNGANVHARDDGGLIPLHNACSFGHAEVVNMLLSHGADANARDNWDYTPLHEAAIKGKIDVCVESEIKIGTYTWD; encoded by the exons ATGGCGGCTCGCCGGTGTCCCGGGGCGCCGGGCCCGAGTGCGGGAGAGCAGGTCCCGCCGCTGCCCGCCTCTGCTCAgcctcagccccagccccagcccgacCCCGCCAGGGAGCTGTTCGAGGGCTGCCGCAGCGGCGACGTGGCCCGGGTGAAGAGGCTACTGAAGGCGGACAACGTGAACGCCAGAGACACGGCCGGCCGCAGGTCCACCCCGCTGCACTTTGCTGCAG GCTTTGGACGGAAGGATGTAGTTGACTTTTTGCTTCAGAATGGTGCTAATGTCCACGCAAGAGACGATGGAGGCCTTATTCCTCTTCATAATGCCTGTTCATTTGGTCATGCAGAAGTTGTCAATATGCTGCTGAGTCATGGTGCTGATGCTAATGCTCGCGATAACTGGGACTACACGCCTCTCCATGAAGCTGCCATCAAAGGCAAAATTGACGTTTGCGTAG AAAGTGAAATAAAGATTGGGACATACACGTGGGATTAA